The following are encoded in a window of Mycobacterium vicinigordonae genomic DNA:
- a CDS encoding HNH endonuclease, translated as MKTNPPKLAQRGRVCDVEGCGRPHESDGLCGTHALRRKKGQDLTVAIRTDRTLQEKLDFYAPPSDPKACWLWTGAKTNGYGVLNIDGVNRRATHVALELATGQQVPDGLVVRHRCDTPACVNPAHLETGTQGDNINDMHTRGRAAVGEALPVSKVTPEIVRQIRDFNESGTMTQTAIAKRFNITQPAVWAIINRTTWAHVD; from the coding sequence ATGAAAACGAACCCTCCAAAGCTCGCCCAACGGGGCCGAGTATGCGACGTCGAGGGTTGTGGCCGCCCCCATGAGTCCGACGGGCTGTGTGGCACACACGCGCTCAGGCGCAAGAAGGGCCAGGACCTGACAGTCGCCATCCGCACCGACCGCACCCTCCAGGAGAAGCTGGACTTCTACGCCCCGCCATCTGATCCAAAAGCATGCTGGCTGTGGACTGGCGCGAAGACCAACGGGTACGGGGTGCTGAATATCGACGGCGTGAATCGTCGAGCGACTCATGTCGCGCTCGAACTTGCCACAGGACAACAGGTTCCAGATGGTCTGGTCGTCCGACATCGCTGTGATACCCCGGCGTGTGTCAACCCCGCGCACCTGGAGACAGGAACCCAGGGGGACAACATCAACGACATGCACACACGCGGACGGGCCGCTGTCGGAGAAGCGTTGCCCGTCTCGAAGGTCACCCCGGAGATCGTTCGTCAAATTCGGGACTTCAATGAGTCGGGCACGATGACACAGACCGCGATCGCGAAGCGGTTCAACATCACTCAGCCTGCGGTGTGGGCGATCATCAACCGGACGACCTGGGCGCACGTGGACTGA
- a CDS encoding HEPN domain-containing protein, with translation MDSPSMGTFWQIDTPERRVPGQLVAGGDDRPCLTTDKAIFIERQFSFTRTPTGGAMVTISGDPEHHVEDFQERTIHGELTDGSPVTLVHAQGGSRSLGFLLEPSQARQRFRARYAVIGEHVKADQKYYAIRFLVVGPSWWGVAEDEAQCAGGGHLRMYRDDGSQWFEFTGSASTTFSDLDSGVINAVTTLTQLTTMNDATDADVQVRIEPKGAWRTVDRGRQSVNDSSHPLLDTQHLTAEKFAKWIDFRGTTQGLDAAVLDELPGVAIQTHVLTLGSVAEGLHRRLFGEDEKRVKGLSSKKIEKMRSLAREAALTKMTQPEFTDEDRAEFGKAINEGFSHINEQTFRSRMNDLLTDAQRSIPSLGRGFADWPDAVSTARNILAHQPSLPKNIDDEQFLDLLIALSYSITWVLRTNMLNKAGFDSPTMQEGYRYSSSYGHHLANTRTLLAGSPWAAAPD, from the coding sequence ATGGATTCACCATCAATGGGCACGTTCTGGCAGATCGACACACCCGAGCGCCGAGTGCCAGGCCAGCTGGTTGCTGGCGGCGACGATCGTCCGTGCTTGACAACGGACAAGGCCATCTTCATCGAGAGACAATTCTCGTTCACCCGGACGCCGACCGGTGGGGCGATGGTCACGATCTCGGGCGACCCCGAGCATCACGTGGAGGACTTTCAGGAGAGAACGATCCACGGCGAACTCACCGACGGCAGCCCGGTCACGCTCGTTCACGCGCAAGGCGGCAGCCGCAGCCTCGGGTTCCTTCTTGAGCCCAGTCAGGCACGCCAACGATTCCGTGCGAGGTACGCCGTTATCGGCGAGCACGTCAAGGCCGACCAGAAGTACTACGCGATCAGGTTTCTGGTGGTCGGGCCGTCCTGGTGGGGAGTTGCCGAGGACGAGGCGCAATGCGCTGGCGGTGGGCACCTACGCATGTATCGCGACGACGGGTCGCAGTGGTTCGAATTTACGGGCTCGGCATCCACGACGTTTAGCGACCTCGACTCCGGAGTGATCAACGCAGTCACCACCCTGACCCAACTGACTACTATGAACGACGCGACTGACGCGGACGTGCAGGTGCGGATCGAGCCCAAAGGGGCGTGGCGGACCGTCGATCGCGGCCGACAATCCGTCAACGACTCCAGCCATCCCCTGCTGGACACGCAGCACCTCACCGCAGAGAAGTTCGCAAAGTGGATCGACTTCCGTGGCACGACTCAAGGATTGGACGCTGCCGTCTTGGACGAGCTACCCGGCGTTGCGATTCAGACACACGTACTCACACTCGGGTCGGTTGCCGAAGGACTGCATCGGCGGCTCTTCGGCGAGGATGAGAAGCGCGTAAAGGGATTGTCCAGCAAGAAGATTGAGAAAATGCGCAGCCTCGCCCGCGAGGCCGCGCTGACGAAAATGACGCAACCCGAGTTCACCGACGAAGACCGCGCCGAGTTCGGAAAAGCAATCAACGAAGGGTTCTCACACATCAACGAACAGACCTTTCGCAGCCGCATGAACGACCTGCTGACCGACGCCCAACGCTCAATCCCGAGTCTTGGTCGCGGTTTTGCGGATTGGCCGGATGCGGTATCAACGGCGCGCAACATCCTGGCTCATCAGCCATCGCTACCCAAAAACATTGACGACGAACAGTTCCTGGACTTGCTCATCGCACTGAGCTACTCGATCACATGGGTACTGCGGACGAACATGCTCAACAAGGCCGGATTCGATTCTCCCACAATGCAAGAGGGGTATCGCTATTCCTCATCGTACGGGCATCACCTCGCGAACACTCGGACACTGCTCGCAGGGAGTCCGTGGGCCGCCGCCCCCGATTAG
- a CDS encoding toll/interleukin-1 receptor domain-containing protein, which translates to MSYSHDDDEHRDWVLQLAYRLRGNGVDVCLDRWDVALGGNLAHFMERAADDACRVIAVVSEKYSKKCNDRSGGAGVEAQMLSARLYAELDSNTVIPIIRNNPDAALPAFLSGRLWQDFRDATTQETAYERLLRDIHGVAVDAVPPIGPNPFEGRTETEAKLAIRNSPERWHSPAFQGDVEFVASQNSGNYSIGSGESQFTLNIDWLRTQVRAYRDPGDIAHVAVITRARERTDLLAGVSQFDTSNRVVYASIGDAFVLHNRNGFWALLYVDKLYTRVGHLNREDLVDFRYAIQPNRTPDFSGFVFPHTDA; encoded by the coding sequence ATGTCTTATTCACACGATGATGACGAGCACAGGGATTGGGTCCTACAACTCGCCTACAGGTTGCGCGGCAACGGTGTTGACGTCTGCCTCGACCGATGGGACGTTGCGCTGGGCGGCAACCTGGCGCACTTCATGGAGCGCGCCGCCGACGATGCATGTCGCGTGATCGCCGTGGTATCTGAGAAGTACAGCAAGAAGTGCAACGACCGTAGTGGCGGGGCCGGGGTCGAAGCGCAGATGTTGTCAGCCAGGCTCTACGCCGAATTGGATTCCAACACCGTCATACCCATCATCAGAAACAACCCTGATGCGGCGTTGCCTGCATTTCTCAGCGGGCGACTCTGGCAGGACTTCCGAGATGCCACCACGCAGGAAACCGCATACGAAAGACTCTTGCGCGACATCCACGGAGTGGCGGTTGACGCCGTGCCGCCGATCGGACCGAATCCGTTCGAGGGACGAACCGAGACCGAGGCGAAGTTGGCAATCAGAAACTCACCCGAACGATGGCACAGTCCTGCGTTCCAGGGTGACGTTGAGTTTGTGGCTTCACAGAACAGCGGCAACTACAGTATCGGGTCCGGCGAATCGCAGTTCACGCTGAACATCGACTGGCTCCGCACCCAGGTCCGCGCGTATCGCGATCCGGGCGACATCGCCCACGTTGCCGTCATCACTAGAGCGCGGGAACGGACCGACCTGCTCGCGGGCGTGTCTCAGTTCGACACAAGCAACCGGGTCGTATATGCCAGCATCGGCGACGCCTTTGTACTCCACAACCGCAACGGGTTCTGGGCCCTCCTGTATGTCGACAAGCTCTACACGCGCGTTGGACACCTCAATCGCGAGGATCTAGTCGATTTCCGGTACGCCATACAACCCAACCGAACCCCTGATTTCAGCGGGTTCGTCTTCCCTCATACCGACGCCTGA
- a CDS encoding alpha/beta fold hydrolase, protein MSDLAASTEVAPPPETLPCPITLAWSEVDRMVPAEPYGRMARDLLPGASWMVLPGVGHNPMIDDPDLVARTILAVTGAVV, encoded by the coding sequence ATGAGCGATTTGGCGGCATCGACCGAAGTTGCACCACCACCCGAAACCCTGCCGTGCCCAATCACTCTGGCGTGGTCCGAGGTTGATCGCATGGTCCCCGCCGAGCCCTACGGCAGGATGGCGCGCGACCTATTGCCCGGCGCCTCCTGGATGGTCCTTCCCGGCGTCGGACACAATCCCATGATCGACGACCCCGACCTCGTAGCAAGGACGATCCTGGCTGTAACCGGCGCCGTGGTTT